The Methanobacterium sp. DNA window ATACGGGATGCCATCAAGATTGCAGAAAAACCTGACGAAGTTAAAGAATCTTTAAAATCTCCAGTATCTGAGGATAGCTCAGAATATGAGATTGTTGCAGAAAGTAACCTTGATGAGTATCTTGCTGAAGAAGAAGAACAGGAGTGCATCCTTAATTACAAAAAAATATCACCAAAATTAGATAAAATAATGAAAATAGTTAAAAAGAAATATAAAGTTGATTGTAGCGAAAACGAATATAAAACCGGTTATCTTAGAAAATCTATTGTTGATGCCCATAAAAATGGAGAACATGAAAAAGAGATGGTAATGCTTTTAATAATGGGACGTTTTCTTTTAGATGAAGAAAAAAATTACAGTGCATTGAATAATTTTAAAGATGCATTCGAATTGTCTTATGAAATAGAAGATAAAAAAGTAGAAGCATTCTCTCTTCTATTACTCGGAACAGTTTATTACATATTAGGAAACGAAGATAAGATATATAATCTATTTAAAAGGTCCGTTGAAATATTTAACGAGTTGAATGATAAAAAAGGAGAATCAATTGCAAAGGATCTTATAAATACATTGTACAGTGAGGACATATGCTTGTGATGAATTAATCACACCATCTCCACTTTATTATATCTTCTTTAATAATTCTTCATGAACAATCTATCTTAATCAACCCATAAATCTGTATTAAACTAATTTAAACAGATATTATCCATTTATTTTCATTATTTTTACATGAACTGCAAAAACAGTGATTATGCCAAACTTCAACAAATTAGCATTCATTCAATTCCATCATTCCATTAAATATATGCAACATGACGAACAAATAATAGTTTTAAGAGATTTATTTAAATACAAAAATTAAAATATCAAATTTAAATAATGAACTAAATGTTCCTAAAACATGGAATAAAGAATATAAAGTGGAGCTGTAGAAAATGGAAAGAGAAGAGAATATTAAAAGATTAATCCAAAATTTAGAAGATGATGATGAATATGTTCAACTTCAAATATCAGAACTTCTAGAAGAAATTGGAGAACCTGCAGTTGAAGACTTAATTCAAGCTTTAGATAATAAAAATAGTAATGTCCGGAAAATATCCGCACTTACTCTTGGAAAAATTGGAGATCCTCGTGCAATCAAACCATTGCTTAAAACTATGGATGATAGCAATAAATGGGTTAGAAGACATGCATCAGGGGCTCTTGGAAATATGGGAGAATCTGCAGTTGAACCACTGGTTAATTCTTTAAAAAATGATAATTGGCGTGTTCGAGGAGGCAGTGCATGGGCTCTTGGAAAAATTAAAAGTAAAGATGCTACAGATCCTCTTATAAATGTTCTTGATGATGATAGCGGTTTTGTTAGAAGTGGAGCAGCATGGGCTCTCGGAGAATTAGGAGACAAAAAAGCAATTGAACCATTAAACAAATGTACTAATGATAAAAGCGGTTTTGTACAGAAAGTGGCAAAAGCATCTTTAACAAAGCTGCAATAGTTGAATTTTTAACAAAACACCATACATCACTTAAGTTCCAATAAAATTAAGCATGAAATTAACCTTTTAAACTCTAAAAAAAATGCAAATTAACGATTAGCCAAAAATTAAAGAATATCTTTTTATTCAGTTATTTGTGGAGATAATAATTACTTTTAATAATTACAACAACATAAATAACTCCCTATAAAATTAAAAGATAATGAATTCTATACTGTGAATTAATTTAAATTAGGCATGAAGGTGTAAATATTGAAAGTTAGTATAATTGGTGCAACAGGACGAGTAGGTAGAGCAGCAGCTTTCTGTCTTGCTGAGGAAAATTCCGTAGGTAAATTAGTGCTTTTTGCAAGAGAAGAAAGTCTTTGTAAAATAGAAGGTGAATCTCTTGATATTTATGATGCATTAGCTGCAAAAGGAATATATGTATCTATAAAAACAACATGTGACCTTAAAGACATTGAAGATTCAAATGTGGTTGTTTTAAGTGCAGGAATTTCAAGGAAAGCTGGAGAAGAAAGAGAAGATCTTGGAGTTCAAAATGCAAAGATAGTGGCAGAATACGCAAAAAAAGTGGCAGAAATTGCTCCAGATGCAATAATTCTGGTTATAACTAACCCTGTAGATGTTATGACCTATGTGGCATTGAAAGCTTCTGGATTTAAAAAGAATAAAGTATTTGGACTTGGAAATCACCTTGATTCTTTGAGATTCAAAACATATATTGCAAAACACTTCCACGTGCATGTAAGTGAAATTCACACCAGAATAGTAGGTCAACACGGCCCACAAATGGTTCCCCTCATAAGTTCAACATCAATTGGAGGTATTCCCATTGAATATTACTCTGCATGGGATTATTTTACTGGTTATGAACCTTTCGATATTAAAAAAACCATTGAAAAAGTTAAAAACGCAGGAAGCAATATTATAGGTAAAAAGGGTGCAACAGAGTATGGACCGGCATTTGCAATTTCAAACATTGTAACTACCATTTTAAATAATGAAAATAAAATATTGACAGTTAGTGCCTATCTGGACAGAGATATAGAAGGTATAGAAGATGTTTGTCTTGGAGTACCTGTTAAACTTGGAATAGATGGCATAAAAGGAATATTACCCATAAAAATGAGCGAATCTGAGCGTGAAAGCTTTTTAAAAGCAGCTGAAATAGTTAAAAAAGATACAGATAAACTAATGAAAGTTTTAAAATAGGCTGATAATTAAATAATATTATTTTTATATATTGCCTTTTCAATGTCCTTTAAAAATAGAAATAAGGTTAAATGATTATTTAACCTAATAACTTAAAGCAGTTGAACATGTCCCATTAGGTGTAGGTTGTGTCTTATTAATCACAGTAGTTGTATTTTTTTTAGTTGTAGTGCTTGTTTTATTCTTAGTTTTTGTTGTTTTCGTTATATCTGAATTCAATCCCGAATCATTGGTTGTATTATTGGATAAAATAATAGGTAAACTCTCAGAATTTTGAGATCCAAAAATGTAGCCAATAACGCCGGCAATTATAACTATAATTACCATTAGTCCTATTGTTAATTT harbors:
- a CDS encoding HEAT repeat domain-containing protein encodes the protein MEREENIKRLIQNLEDDDEYVQLQISELLEEIGEPAVEDLIQALDNKNSNVRKISALTLGKIGDPRAIKPLLKTMDDSNKWVRRHASGALGNMGESAVEPLVNSLKNDNWRVRGGSAWALGKIKSKDATDPLINVLDDDSGFVRSGAAWALGELGDKKAIEPLNKCTNDKSGFVQKVAKASLTKLQ
- a CDS encoding tetratricopeptide repeat protein; this translates as MWDIFQSIGSFDRLKGKGSFKHYKKKLKEYQENEADVLIDMGVYRLEEERFEESIEFFNNALQIYHKLNEMDGEAFVLDLMGDVFLSMRQIDKAIEKYIKSFQIYAEIKSPLKDELFDKIKEAEDIRDAIKIAEKPDEVKESLKSPVSEDSSEYEIVAESNLDEYLAEEEEQECILNYKKISPKLDKIMKIVKKKYKVDCSENEYKTGYLRKSIVDAHKNGEHEKEMVMLLIMGRFLLDEEKNYSALNNFKDAFELSYEIEDKKVEAFSLLLLGTVYYILGNEDKIYNLFKRSVEIFNELNDKKGESIAKDLINTLYSEDICL
- a CDS encoding malate dehydrogenase; translated protein: MKVSIIGATGRVGRAAAFCLAEENSVGKLVLFAREESLCKIEGESLDIYDALAAKGIYVSIKTTCDLKDIEDSNVVVLSAGISRKAGEEREDLGVQNAKIVAEYAKKVAEIAPDAIILVITNPVDVMTYVALKASGFKKNKVFGLGNHLDSLRFKTYIAKHFHVHVSEIHTRIVGQHGPQMVPLISSTSIGGIPIEYYSAWDYFTGYEPFDIKKTIEKVKNAGSNIIGKKGATEYGPAFAISNIVTTILNNENKILTVSAYLDRDIEGIEDVCLGVPVKLGIDGIKGILPIKMSESERESFLKAAEIVKKDTDKLMKVLK